The following proteins are encoded in a genomic region of Scylla paramamosain isolate STU-SP2022 chromosome 40, ASM3559412v1, whole genome shotgun sequence:
- the LOC135092679 gene encoding prohormone-1-like isoform X2, producing the protein MSPRLSTVLILAVVVLAALGTTSAKPLGEQDPSAGGPPAFTAREAQVYELEEDGSLDAALINYLFAKQLVQRLRSPSEVSRESQRKRSYWKQCAFNAVSCFGKRK; encoded by the exons ATGTCTCCCCGCCTGAGCACTGTGCTGATcttggctgtggtggtgctggccgCTCTTGGGACCACGTCAGCTAAGCCCCTCGGTGAGCAGGACCCTTCTGCAGGAGGTCCCCCCGCCTTCACTGCCCGCGAGGCCCAGGTATATGAG CTTGAGGAGGATGGGTCGCTGGACGCTGCCCTTATCAACTACCTCTTCGCTAAGCAGTTGGTGCAGAGACTCCGAAGCCCAAGCGAGGTGAGCCGCGAGAGCCAGCGCAAGAGGTCCTATTGGAAGCAGTGCGCATTCAACGCCGTCAGCTGCTTCGGCAAGAGGAAGTAA
- the LOC135092679 gene encoding uncharacterized protein LOC135092679 isoform X1 codes for MSPRLSTVLILAVVVLAALGTTSAKPLGEQDPSAGGPPAFTAREAQVYEPYGNNLEEDGSLDAALINYLFAKQLVQRLRSPSEVSRESQRKRSYWKQCAFNAVSCFGKRK; via the exons ATGTCTCCCCGCCTGAGCACTGTGCTGATcttggctgtggtggtgctggccgCTCTTGGGACCACGTCAGCTAAGCCCCTCGGTGAGCAGGACCCTTCTGCAGGAGGTCCCCCCGCCTTCACTGCCCGCGAGGCCCAGGTATATGAG CCTTACGGGAACAAT CTTGAGGAGGATGGGTCGCTGGACGCTGCCCTTATCAACTACCTCTTCGCTAAGCAGTTGGTGCAGAGACTCCGAAGCCCAAGCGAGGTGAGCCGCGAGAGCCAGCGCAAGAGGTCCTATTGGAAGCAGTGCGCATTCAACGCCGTCAGCTGCTTCGGCAAGAGGAAGTAA